In Deltaproteobacteria bacterium, a single window of DNA contains:
- a CDS encoding tripartite tricarboxylate transporter substrate-binding protein: MANTGSRYLMMFAVLLWIGALGLQGSDTASAADDSFYKGKTLRLIIGYSPGGGADGQARIVARHLGKHIPGKPKVIVINRPGGGSVLAANYAYNIAKNDGLTIVSLPGGLNFLQLAKAQGVKYDMSKFAAVGAWFKSNWALFLRADAFKSLDAVRTAKTPPVIGTQGGGAPHDFFNIAWQKALGLKFKVITGYESRRADVALEQGEIDGRTQTVAGVMRRNPHWHKERIIPALVQAGPKKDQRIADVPTVYDLNPNPGVFYETVNNALGRVSLPYFAPPGTPEDRVKTLRDAWQGMVKDKDFIREAERSRLKVEPADGEQVAEMLNGVIRNTPADAIATVREVVGRK, from the coding sequence ATGGCCAATACCGGAAGCCGATACCTCATGATGTTCGCAGTCCTTCTGTGGATTGGGGCTTTGGGACTCCAGGGTTCCGATACCGCGAGCGCCGCCGACGATTCATTTTACAAGGGGAAGACGCTTCGCCTGATCATCGGTTATTCGCCGGGCGGGGGAGCGGACGGGCAAGCCCGGATCGTCGCGCGCCACTTGGGGAAGCATATCCCGGGAAAGCCGAAGGTGATCGTGATCAACCGGCCGGGGGGCGGGTCCGTGCTCGCGGCCAACTACGCGTACAACATCGCGAAGAACGACGGCCTCACCATCGTCAGCCTGCCCGGGGGGCTCAACTTCCTGCAACTGGCGAAAGCTCAGGGAGTGAAATACGACATGAGCAAGTTCGCCGCGGTGGGGGCGTGGTTCAAGTCGAACTGGGCGCTGTTCCTGCGGGCGGACGCCTTCAAGAGCCTCGACGCCGTCCGCACGGCGAAGACGCCTCCCGTCATCGGCACGCAGGGCGGGGGCGCGCCCCACGACTTCTTCAATATCGCGTGGCAAAAGGCGCTGGGGCTCAAGTTCAAGGTCATCACGGGATACGAAAGCCGGCGCGCCGACGTGGCGCTGGAGCAGGGCGAAATCGACGGCCGCACCCAGACGGTGGCCGGCGTCATGCGGCGCAACCCGCACTGGCACAAGGAACGGATCATTCCCGCCCTGGTGCAGGCCGGACCCAAGAAGGACCAGCGCATCGCCGACGTCCCCACGGTCTATGATCTGAACCCCAATCCGGGCGTGTTCTACGAGACCGTCAATAACGCCCTGGGCCGGGTCAGCCTGCCCTATTTCGCCCCGCCGGGCACGCCGGAGGACCGCGTGAAGACCCTCCGCGATGCGTGGCAGGGAATGGTGAAGGACAAGGATTTCATACGGGAGGCCGAGAGGTCGCGGCTCAAGGTGGAGCCGGCCGACGGCGAGCAAGTGGCGGAGATGCTCAACGGTGTCATCCGCAATACGCCGGCCGACGCGATCGCTACCGTTCGTGAGGTCGTGGGCAGGAAGTAG
- a CDS encoding xanthine dehydrogenase family protein molybdopterin-binding subunit, producing the protein MAEYHSIGLPLARADGAAKVTGGTVFTADVLRPGGLWGKILRSPHAHARILHINTDRARRLPGVKAVITADDVDPKLTGRTLKDFPVLAQDRVRFVGDKVAAVAADDKDRAEEALSLVEVEYEELPAVYDPLEALAPDSPLIHPDYPSYHAPYTKAADLHNVQSRVYADKGDLEQGFAESDKVFEHTFRTQMVHQGYIEPYACMAEIDGQGRIRVWAATQSPFSARNQLAEYLDVPKDRIVFSPVTVGGSFGGKDHLIDIPLAYYLALATGKAVKIVRTYTEELMASAPRHPAVITLRSGVKSDGRLWAREGRVIYNGGAYGAFKPSPPAHMSGSINQGGAYRVPHTRLESLCVYTNQVPGGYMRASGELQTVFAAESHMDIIAHEMAMDPLEFRMLNGMVNGDSNYLGFEYLDIRCREVLLKAKPFWDRPKLAPRRPGGLTGRGIALACRHVGQGESGAEIALQADGTVRMLVGIVDQGTGVHTMQQQVVAEILGIAPERVTVEVGDTNRAPYHDGIKGQGATHVTGQAVARAAETLIENLRDKAAYAWDVDPESLLWENGEVVLKNDGRRMDMQEIAALSPQEPVVGQAYYKGLERPRQHIFQAEICDAEVDAETGEVEVRRMSTFHDVSVVINPVTHQGQIEGGLIQGLGMARSEEVAVDDGRVTTLSLGDYKMPNIKDVPVHETTLVEGATDGPGPFNAKPAAEHSITPVPPSVANAVFDATGVRITELPITAEKLLAGMAKKG; encoded by the coding sequence ATGGCAGAGTATCATTCCATCGGGTTACCTTTGGCGCGCGCGGACGGAGCGGCGAAAGTCACCGGCGGCACGGTGTTCACCGCGGACGTGCTGCGCCCGGGCGGGTTGTGGGGCAAGATCCTCCGCAGCCCTCATGCTCACGCCCGCATCCTTCACATCAATACGGACAGGGCCAGGCGCCTGCCCGGCGTGAAGGCCGTCATTACCGCTGATGACGTGGACCCGAAGCTCACCGGGCGGACGCTGAAGGACTTCCCGGTCCTCGCGCAGGACCGGGTCCGGTTCGTGGGCGACAAGGTCGCCGCCGTCGCGGCGGACGACAAGGACCGCGCCGAGGAGGCGTTGAGCCTCGTGGAGGTGGAGTATGAAGAGCTGCCTGCGGTCTACGACCCGCTGGAAGCGCTGGCCCCCGACTCCCCGTTGATCCACCCCGACTATCCTTCCTACCACGCCCCGTACACCAAGGCGGCGGATCTCCACAACGTGCAGTCGCGGGTGTACGCGGACAAGGGAGACCTGGAGCAGGGGTTCGCGGAGTCCGACAAGGTCTTCGAGCACACCTTTCGCACCCAGATGGTGCATCAGGGCTACATCGAGCCCTACGCCTGCATGGCGGAGATCGACGGCCAGGGACGGATCCGGGTTTGGGCGGCGACCCAGTCCCCGTTCAGCGCGCGCAACCAGTTGGCCGAATACCTGGACGTTCCCAAGGACCGGATCGTGTTCAGTCCGGTCACCGTGGGCGGCTCCTTCGGCGGCAAGGACCACCTCATCGACATCCCGCTGGCCTACTACCTCGCCCTGGCCACGGGAAAGGCGGTGAAGATCGTTCGCACCTACACCGAGGAGTTGATGGCTTCCGCGCCGCGCCATCCCGCCGTGATCACGCTCCGGTCGGGAGTGAAGAGCGACGGCCGCCTCTGGGCGCGGGAGGGCCGGGTGATCTACAACGGCGGCGCCTACGGGGCCTTCAAGCCGAGCCCGCCGGCGCACATGAGCGGCTCCATCAACCAGGGCGGCGCGTATCGGGTCCCCCATACGCGCCTGGAGAGTCTCTGCGTCTACACCAACCAGGTCCCCGGCGGATACATGCGCGCCTCCGGCGAGCTGCAGACCGTGTTCGCGGCCGAAAGCCACATGGACATCATCGCCCATGAGATGGCCATGGATCCGCTCGAGTTCCGCATGCTCAACGGCATGGTGAACGGAGACTCGAATTACCTGGGCTTCGAGTATCTCGACATCCGGTGCCGCGAGGTGCTGCTCAAGGCCAAGCCTTTCTGGGACCGGCCCAAGCTCGCCCCCCGGCGCCCCGGCGGCCTGACGGGAAGGGGAATCGCCCTCGCGTGCCGGCACGTGGGCCAGGGAGAATCGGGCGCGGAGATCGCACTGCAAGCCGATGGCACCGTGCGCATGCTGGTGGGCATCGTGGACCAGGGCACCGGAGTGCACACCATGCAGCAGCAGGTGGTGGCGGAGATCCTGGGCATCGCTCCGGAGCGCGTTACGGTGGAGGTCGGCGACACCAATCGCGCGCCCTACCACGACGGCATCAAGGGCCAGGGAGCGACCCACGTCACCGGGCAGGCCGTCGCGCGCGCAGCCGAGACGCTCATCGAGAATCTGCGGGACAAGGCGGCGTACGCATGGGACGTGGACCCCGAGTCCCTGCTATGGGAGAACGGCGAAGTCGTGCTCAAGAACGACGGCCGGCGCATGGACATGCAGGAGATCGCGGCCCTCTCGCCGCAGGAGCCCGTCGTCGGCCAAGCCTACTACAAGGGGCTGGAGCGCCCGAGGCAACATATCTTTCAGGCGGAGATATGCGACGCAGAAGTGGATGCGGAAACCGGGGAAGTGGAGGTGAGGCGCATGAGCACCTTCCACGACGTGTCGGTGGTCATCAATCCGGTGACGCATCAGGGACAGATCGAAGGGGGGCTCATCCAGGGCCTGGGGATGGCGCGGTCGGAAGAGGTGGCCGTGGACGACGGCCGGGTGACGACCCTCAGTCTCGGCGACTACAAGATGCCCAACATCAAGGACGTCCCCGTCCACGAGACCACCCTGGTGGAGGGCGCGACGGACGGCCCCGGCCCCTTCAACGCCAAGCCCGCGGCCGAGCACTCCATCACGCCGGTGCCGCCGTCCGTGGCCAACGCGGTGTTCGACGCCACCGGGGTGCGCATCACGGAGTTGCCCATAACCGCGGAGAAGCTGCTGGCCGGCATGGCCAAGAAGGGCTAG
- a CDS encoding class II aldolase/adducin family protein, translating into MDTGLEEQLVLANLILDETGLTVPFGHVSVRVPGTDRFLISRAIAPGLVTDQDLLVVDLDGKVLEGKGKWHGESWIHICIYRTRPEVNGVVHTHSLYVTALATAEGTFLPGTVFGFPFAGAKLYRKAGLVNTRERGEEMARIMGTDAAVLLKGHGASVAGASLEEATVKAIMMEEAAKIQLLAGLGGGAKPYAEDELAEFARELEEQAVRNDRPAGLFERVWAYYEDRVRRGPRFS; encoded by the coding sequence ATGGATACCGGACTCGAAGAACAACTGGTTCTGGCGAACCTCATTCTCGACGAGACGGGTCTCACGGTGCCGTTCGGCCACGTGAGCGTGCGCGTTCCGGGGACGGACCGGTTCCTGATCTCTCGTGCCATCGCGCCCGGTCTGGTCACCGACCAGGATCTCCTGGTGGTGGATCTGGACGGCAAGGTCCTTGAGGGGAAGGGCAAGTGGCACGGCGAGAGCTGGATCCACATCTGCATCTACCGGACGCGGCCGGAGGTCAACGGGGTGGTCCATACACACTCCCTTTACGTGACCGCCCTGGCGACGGCGGAGGGGACGTTCCTGCCGGGGACGGTCTTCGGGTTTCCGTTCGCCGGGGCAAAGCTCTATCGGAAGGCCGGTCTGGTCAATACCAGAGAGCGGGGCGAGGAGATGGCGCGGATCATGGGGACCGACGCGGCGGTGTTGCTGAAAGGCCACGGGGCATCCGTCGCCGGGGCGTCGCTCGAAGAGGCGACGGTGAAGGCGATCATGATGGAGGAGGCGGCGAAGATACAGCTCCTGGCGGGTCTGGGCGGCGGCGCCAAGCCTTACGCGGAGGATGAGTTGGCGGAGTTCGCGCGCGAACTGGAGGAGCAGGCGGTCCGCAACGACCGCCCCGCGGGTCTCTTCGAGCGTGTCTGGGCCTACTACGAGGACAGGGTCCGGCGCGGCCCCCGGTTCAGCTAG
- a CDS encoding type II toxin-antitoxin system VapC family toxin: MSGYLLDTNVVSETMRDVPDARVVTFLAEHDDLWLSSIVVHELEYGVRRLAQGRRRSGLEADLLRFTTEYEDRILPVDRVGAEWAARFRVLAQRSGHTLDLGDALIAGTAKAHDLTVATRNIADFQRVGVELVNPWEAR; encoded by the coding sequence ATGAGCGGGTATCTCCTGGACACGAACGTGGTCTCGGAGACCATGCGCGACGTTCCGGATGCTCGTGTGGTGACTTTTCTGGCGGAACATGACGACCTATGGCTGTCTTCGATCGTTGTGCACGAGTTGGAATACGGCGTGCGGCGGTTGGCACAAGGACGACGGCGGTCCGGCCTGGAGGCTGATCTTTTGCGCTTCACCACCGAATACGAGGACCGAATCCTGCCCGTGGACCGGGTGGGGGCGGAGTGGGCGGCCCGGTTCCGGGTACTAGCCCAGCGCTCAGGACATACGCTGGATCTCGGCGACGCTCTCATCGCGGGAACGGCGAAGGCCCATGACCTCACCGTGGCCACTCGCAACATCGCTGATTTCCAACGCGTTGGCGTTGAGCTTGTCAATCCTTGGGAAGCCCGGTGA